In one Mangrovibacterium diazotrophicum genomic region, the following are encoded:
- the fabD gene encoding ACP S-malonyltransferase: MKAFVFPGQGAQFPGMGKDLYENSPLAKELFDKANEILGFNITEIMFEGTVDDLKQTKVTQPAIFLHSVILAKTQKEFSPEMVAGHSLGEFSALVANGALTFEDGLKLVSQRAQAMQKACEMQPSTMAAIVGLDDATVEEACASIDEVVVAANYNCPGQLVISGSIEGIDKACEVLTEKGAKRALKLVVGGAFHSPLMEPAREELAAAIEATTISTPICPVYQNVNAQPVSDPAVIKENLIAQLTAPVKWTQTVENMLKDGATSFTEIGPGKVLQGLIKKVDRQAETAGIDSYVSE; the protein is encoded by the coding sequence CCCCGGTCAGGGAGCGCAATTCCCGGGAATGGGAAAAGACCTGTACGAGAACTCTCCTCTGGCCAAAGAATTATTTGATAAAGCCAACGAAATTCTTGGTTTCAACATTACTGAAATCATGTTCGAAGGAACAGTTGACGATTTGAAACAAACCAAAGTTACCCAACCTGCGATCTTCCTGCACTCGGTTATTTTGGCGAAAACGCAGAAAGAATTCAGCCCTGAAATGGTTGCCGGTCACTCATTGGGTGAATTCTCAGCTTTGGTTGCCAACGGTGCCCTGACTTTCGAAGATGGGTTGAAACTGGTTTCGCAACGTGCACAAGCCATGCAAAAAGCTTGCGAAATGCAACCGTCAACAATGGCTGCAATCGTTGGTTTGGACGACGCAACTGTTGAAGAAGCTTGTGCTTCAATCGACGAAGTTGTTGTTGCTGCCAACTACAACTGCCCGGGACAGCTGGTTATTTCCGGTTCAATCGAAGGTATCGACAAAGCCTGCGAAGTTTTGACTGAAAAAGGTGCAAAACGTGCATTGAAATTGGTTGTTGGTGGTGCATTCCACTCTCCATTGATGGAACCTGCCCGCGAAGAATTGGCTGCTGCTATTGAAGCAACAACAATCAGCACTCCGATTTGCCCGGTATACCAAAACGTAAACGCTCAGCCTGTTTCTGATCCTGCCGTGATTAAAGAAAACCTGATAGCGCAGTTGACTGCTCCGGTAAAATGGACGCAGACGGTTGAAAACATGCTGAAAGATGGCGCTACTTCATTCACTGAAATTGGCCCTGGTAAAGTATTACAAGGTCTGATTAAAAAGGTTGACCGCCAAGCTGAAACTGCCGGTATCGACAGCTACGTTTCTGAATAA